A genomic stretch from Streptomyces venezuelae ATCC 10712 includes:
- a CDS encoding MCE family protein produces the protein MRRATLPSRKAAGAGAVGVIAVGLGLAVILGATPANPFRFDGIEDLPLPGGADLGSHPYTVTAELDDVLSLVPQSAVKVNDVAVGRVTAIELGTGDWSARVTLKINGDVRLPAGAGARLEQSSLLGEKYIQLVAPAKDDGGRLADGSVIPLARTSRNTEVEEVFGALSLLLNGGGVNQLKTITRELNAALGGREPEVRSMLKRVDTLVTTLDAHRGDITRALDGLNRLSATLAGRKKDVDTVLTGLSPGLKTLENQRGSLLTMLRALDTLSGVAVTTIDASKKDMVADLKALAPTLTALADAGAALPASLQVLLTYPFTDEVMRGIKGDYLNTYLHLSAAPGTQVIPPLIPRNEPTPTPSPTPTDPAPTEPEPEPEPTEPEPTEPGPTDTDLPLPPAAAPKQGGAHR, from the coding sequence GTGAGACGCGCCACGCTGCCCTCCCGCAAGGCGGCCGGGGCCGGAGCCGTCGGCGTGATCGCGGTCGGCCTCGGGCTCGCCGTCATCCTCGGCGCGACCCCCGCGAACCCCTTCCGGTTCGACGGCATCGAGGACCTGCCCCTGCCCGGCGGCGCCGACCTCGGCTCCCATCCGTACACCGTCACCGCCGAACTCGACGACGTGCTCAGCCTCGTCCCCCAGTCCGCAGTCAAGGTCAACGACGTCGCCGTCGGCCGCGTCACGGCCATCGAGCTCGGCACCGGCGACTGGTCCGCCCGCGTCACCCTGAAGATCAACGGCGACGTCCGGCTGCCCGCCGGCGCCGGGGCCCGCCTGGAGCAGTCCAGCCTGCTCGGCGAGAAGTACATCCAGCTCGTCGCGCCGGCCAAGGACGACGGCGGCAGGCTCGCCGACGGCAGCGTCATCCCGCTCGCCCGCACCAGCCGCAACACCGAGGTCGAGGAGGTGTTCGGCGCGCTGTCCCTGCTCCTCAACGGCGGTGGCGTCAACCAGCTCAAGACCATCACCCGGGAACTCAACGCGGCCCTCGGCGGCCGCGAGCCCGAGGTCCGCTCCATGCTCAAGCGGGTCGACACCCTGGTCACCACCCTCGACGCCCACCGCGGCGACATCACCCGCGCACTCGACGGGCTCAACCGGCTCTCCGCCACCCTCGCCGGACGCAAGAAGGACGTCGACACGGTCCTCACCGGCCTCTCACCCGGCCTGAAGACCCTGGAGAACCAGCGGGGTTCCCTGCTGACCATGCTCCGCGCCCTGGACACCCTGTCCGGTGTCGCCGTCACCACCATCGACGCGAGCAAGAAGGACATGGTCGCCGACCTCAAGGCCCTCGCCCCCACCCTGACCGCCCTCGCGGACGCCGGGGCCGCCCTGCCCGCATCCCTCCAGGTGCTCCTCACATATCCCTTCACCGACGAGGTGATGCGGGGCATCAAGGGCGACTACCTCAACACCTATCTGCACCTCTCCGCCGCCCCCGGAACCCAGGTGATCCCCCCGCTGATCCCCCGGAACGAGCCCACCCCCACCCCCAGCCCCACACCGACCGACCCGGCCCCGACCGAGCCGGAACCCGAACCCGAACCCACCGAGCCCGAACCCACCGAGCCCGGACCGACCGACACGGACCTGCCGCTGCCCCCGGCCGCCGCACCGAAGCAGGGAGGCGCGCACCGGTGA
- a CDS encoding putative protein N(5)-glutamine methyltransferase: MPDLADGAGVVERLRAAGCVFAEEEAEMLLASAAGPAELDLMVERRASGLPLEHVVGWAGFAGLRVEVDAGVFVPRRRTEFLMEHAVELARPGAVCVDLCCGSGAAGAVLLDRVEGAEVHASDIEPAAVRCARRNVEPRGGRVYEGDLFAPLPPELRGRVEILVANVPYVPTEDIGLLPPEARDHEPLVTLDGGPDGLDVLRRVAAGAPEWLAPGGHLLVETSERQAGRACEVAAAAGLRARIVSCEERYATVLVATRPV, translated from the coding sequence TTGCCTGACCTGGCGGACGGCGCCGGGGTCGTCGAGCGGCTGCGGGCCGCCGGCTGCGTCTTCGCCGAGGAAGAGGCGGAGATGCTCCTCGCGAGCGCCGCCGGGCCCGCCGAGCTGGACCTGATGGTCGAGCGCCGGGCCTCCGGCCTGCCCCTGGAGCACGTGGTGGGCTGGGCCGGGTTCGCCGGGCTGCGCGTCGAGGTGGACGCCGGGGTGTTCGTCCCCCGGCGGCGTACGGAGTTCCTGATGGAGCACGCCGTGGAACTGGCCCGGCCGGGCGCCGTGTGCGTCGACCTGTGCTGCGGCTCCGGCGCCGCGGGAGCGGTCCTCCTCGACCGGGTCGAGGGCGCCGAGGTGCACGCCTCGGACATCGAGCCGGCCGCGGTGCGCTGCGCTCGCCGGAACGTCGAGCCGCGCGGCGGCCGGGTGTACGAGGGCGACCTGTTCGCCCCGCTGCCGCCGGAGCTGCGGGGCCGCGTCGAGATCCTCGTCGCCAACGTGCCGTACGTCCCGACCGAGGACATCGGGCTGCTGCCGCCCGAGGCACGCGACCACGAACCGCTCGTCACCCTCGACGGCGGCCCGGACGGCCTCGACGTGCTGCGGCGGGTCGCCGCCGGGGCGCCCGAGTGGCTGGCGCCGGGCGGGCACCTGCTCGTGGAGACGAGCGAGCGGCAGGCCGGGCGGGCGTGCGAGGTAGCCGCCGCGGCCGGCCTCCGGGCGCGGATCGTGAGCTGCGAGGAGCGGTACGCCACGGTGCTCGTCGCCACCCGGCCGGTGTGA
- a CDS encoding glutathione peroxidase, which produces MSLYDIPLKTLTGEPTSLADYRDRAVLIVNVASKCGLTPQYAGLEKLQQEYGERGFTVLGVPCNQFAGQEPGSADEIQTFCSTTYGVSFPLLEKTDVNGEARHPLYTELVQIADAEGEAGDVQWNFEKFLIGRDGRVTRFRPRTEPDAPEIVSAIEAQLA; this is translated from the coding sequence ATGAGCCTGTACGACATTCCGCTGAAGACCCTCACCGGCGAGCCGACCTCCCTCGCCGACTACCGGGACCGCGCGGTCCTGATCGTGAACGTCGCGTCCAAGTGCGGACTCACCCCGCAGTACGCGGGCCTGGAGAAGCTGCAGCAGGAGTACGGCGAGCGCGGCTTCACCGTGCTCGGCGTGCCCTGCAACCAGTTCGCCGGCCAGGAGCCCGGCAGCGCCGACGAGATCCAGACCTTCTGCTCGACGACGTACGGCGTCTCCTTCCCGCTCCTGGAGAAGACCGACGTCAACGGCGAGGCCCGTCACCCGCTCTACACCGAGCTGGTCCAGATCGCCGACGCCGAGGGCGAGGCGGGTGACGTGCAGTGGAACTTCGAGAAGTTCCTGATCGGCCGCGACGGCCGGGTCACCCGCTTCCGTCCCCGCACCGAGCCCGACGCCCCTGAGATCGTCTCCGCGATCGAGGCCCAGCTTGCCTGA
- a CDS encoding RNA ligase (ATP), with product MSTLRVTAEVLTVHPHPNADALELAQVGLYRAVVAKGAYRTGDAAVYIPEQAVLPVALVDELGLTGRLAGGKSDRVKAVRLRGELSQGIVCRPGALADVDLAAAAAAGTDFAETLGIVKWVPPIPPTMSGDVEVAPDLLPWVDIENLQRYPGIFEPGEPVVLTEKLHGSACLMTFLAEEGRVQVSSKGFGSKGLALQEDPRNLYWRAVHGHGLAAVAERLAKRLGARRVGFFGEVYGSGVQDLAYGADARSETVGYALFDVSAEIDGRVEWLDPAEVLEPGEVPLVPRLYSGPYDLDTVLAHASGRETVSGRETHLREGVVIRPATERYSPVTGGRAIAKAVSPAYLTRKGGTEYE from the coding sequence ATGTCGACCCTGCGCGTCACCGCCGAAGTCCTGACCGTCCATCCCCACCCCAACGCCGATGCCCTGGAACTGGCCCAGGTCGGCCTGTACCGGGCCGTCGTCGCCAAGGGCGCGTACCGCACCGGCGACGCCGCCGTCTACATCCCGGAGCAGGCCGTGCTGCCCGTCGCACTCGTCGACGAGCTCGGGCTGACCGGGCGGCTCGCCGGCGGGAAGTCGGACCGGGTGAAGGCGGTACGGCTGCGCGGGGAGCTGTCGCAGGGCATCGTCTGCCGCCCCGGCGCGCTCGCGGACGTCGACCTGGCGGCGGCCGCCGCCGCGGGGACCGACTTCGCCGAGACGCTGGGCATCGTCAAGTGGGTGCCGCCGATACCGCCGACGATGAGCGGCGACGTGGAGGTCGCGCCTGACCTGCTGCCGTGGGTCGACATCGAGAACCTCCAGCGCTACCCGGGGATCTTCGAGCCCGGCGAGCCGGTCGTCCTGACGGAGAAGCTCCACGGCTCGGCCTGTCTGATGACCTTCCTCGCCGAGGAGGGGCGCGTCCAGGTGTCGTCCAAGGGCTTCGGGTCGAAGGGCCTGGCCCTCCAGGAGGACCCGCGGAACCTGTACTGGCGTGCCGTCCACGGGCACGGCCTCGCCGCCGTGGCCGAGCGGCTGGCGAAACGTCTCGGCGCCCGCCGGGTCGGGTTCTTCGGCGAGGTGTACGGCTCCGGGGTGCAGGATCTCGCCTACGGCGCCGACGCCCGCTCCGAGACCGTCGGCTACGCGCTGTTCGACGTCTCGGCCGAGATCGACGGACGGGTGGAGTGGCTGGACCCGGCGGAGGTCCTGGAGCCCGGCGAGGTCCCGCTCGTCCCCCGGCTCTACTCGGGGCCGTACGACCTGGACACGGTGCTCGCCCACGCGAGCGGCCGGGAGACCGTCTCCGGGCGGGAGACCCATCTGCGCGAGGGCGTCGTGATCCGGCCGGCGACCGAGCGGTACAGCCCGGTCACCGGCGGCCGGGCCATCGCCAAGGCGGTCAGCCCGGCCTACCTGACGCGGAAGGGCGGCACCGAGTACGAGTGA
- a CDS encoding DEAD/DEAH box helicase, giving the protein MIFDPVAGSLIRTESRQDGGVTLIDQLPPTADPDALFEAFSSWAEDRGITLYPAQEEALIEVVSGANVILSTPTGSGKSLVAAGAHFTALANDQVTFYTAPIKALVSEKFFDLCKLFGTENVGMLTGDASVNADAPVICCTAEVLASIALRDGKYADIGQVVMDEFHFYAEQDRGWAWQIPILELPQAQFVLMSATLGDVSMFEKDLTRRTGRPTSVVRSATRPVPLSYEYRLTPITDTLTELLETKQAPVYIVHFTQAQAVERAQSLMSINMCTREEKDKIAELIGNFRFTTKFGQNLSRYVRHGIGVHHAGMLPKYRRLVEKLAQAGLLKVICGTDTLGVGVNVPIRTVLFTALTKYDGNRVRTLRAREFHQIAGRAGRAGFDTAGLVVAQAPEHVIENEKALAKAGDDPKKRRKVVRKKAPEGFVAWSDTTFEKLIAAEPEPLTSRFKVTNIMLLSVIARPGNAFEAMRKLLEDNHEPRKAQLRHIRRAIAIYRSLLDGGVVEQLDTPDAEGRTIRLTVDLQQDFALNQPLSTFALAAFDLLDPESPSYALDMVSVVESTLDDPRQILAAMQNKARGEAVGQMKADGVEYEERMERLQDISYPKPLEELLWHAYNVYRKSHPWVGDHPVSPKSVIRDMYERALTFTEFTSWYELARTEGIVLRYLASAYKALDHTIPDDLKTEDLEDLIAWLGEMVRQVDSSLLDEWEQLANPEIQTAEEAQEKADQVKPVTANARAFRVLVRNAMFRRVELAALDNLTALGELDAEAGWDADAWGEAMDAYWDEYDDLGTGPDARGPKLLAIEEDAAHGLWRVRQTFADPNGDHDWGISAEVDLAASDEEGRAVLRVTSVGQL; this is encoded by the coding sequence GTGATCTTCGATCCGGTGGCCGGTTCCCTCATCCGGACGGAATCCAGGCAAGATGGGGGCGTGACCCTTATCGATCAGCTGCCGCCGACCGCCGACCCCGACGCCCTCTTCGAGGCCTTCTCCTCCTGGGCCGAGGACCGGGGCATCACGCTCTACCCGGCCCAGGAAGAGGCGCTGATCGAGGTCGTCTCCGGGGCCAACGTGATCTTGTCCACGCCGACCGGATCGGGCAAGTCCCTGGTCGCGGCGGGTGCGCACTTCACCGCCCTCGCCAACGACCAGGTGACCTTCTACACCGCGCCGATCAAGGCCCTGGTGTCGGAGAAGTTCTTCGACCTGTGCAAGCTCTTCGGCACCGAGAACGTCGGCATGCTGACCGGCGACGCCTCCGTGAACGCGGACGCCCCGGTGATCTGCTGCACGGCCGAGGTGCTGGCCTCGATCGCGCTGCGGGACGGCAAGTACGCCGACATCGGCCAGGTCGTGATGGACGAGTTCCACTTCTACGCCGAGCAGGACCGCGGCTGGGCCTGGCAGATCCCGATCCTGGAACTGCCCCAGGCGCAGTTCGTCCTGATGTCGGCGACCCTCGGCGACGTGTCGATGTTCGAGAAGGACCTGACCCGGCGCACGGGCCGGCCGACCTCGGTGGTCCGCTCGGCGACCCGGCCGGTGCCGCTCTCGTACGAGTACCGGCTCACCCCGATCACCGACACCCTGACGGAGCTCCTGGAGACCAAGCAGGCGCCCGTCTACATCGTGCACTTCACGCAGGCGCAGGCCGTCGAGCGCGCCCAGTCGCTGATGAGCATCAACATGTGCACGCGCGAGGAGAAGGACAAGATCGCCGAGCTGATCGGCAACTTCCGCTTCACCACCAAGTTCGGCCAGAACCTCTCGCGCTACGTCCGGCACGGCATCGGCGTGCACCACGCGGGCATGCTGCCGAAGTACCGGCGGCTCGTGGAGAAGCTGGCGCAGGCCGGTCTCCTGAAGGTGATCTGCGGCACGGACACCCTCGGCGTCGGCGTGAACGTGCCGATCCGCACGGTGCTCTTCACCGCCCTCACCAAGTACGACGGCAACCGGGTGCGGACCCTGCGCGCCCGTGAGTTCCACCAGATCGCGGGCCGGGCCGGCCGGGCCGGCTTCGACACCGCCGGTCTGGTCGTGGCGCAGGCCCCCGAGCACGTCATCGAGAACGAGAAGGCGCTCGCCAAGGCCGGCGACGACCCGAAGAAGCGCCGCAAGGTGGTCCGGAAGAAGGCCCCCGAGGGCTTCGTGGCCTGGAGCGACACGACCTTCGAGAAGCTGATCGCCGCCGAGCCCGAGCCGCTGACCTCGCGCTTCAAGGTCACCAACATCATGCTGCTCTCGGTGATCGCCCGCCCGGGCAACGCCTTCGAGGCCATGCGCAAGCTCCTGGAGGACAACCACGAGCCGCGCAAGGCCCAGCTGCGGCACATCCGCCGGGCCATCGCGATCTACCGCTCGCTGCTCGACGGCGGTGTGGTGGAGCAGCTGGACACCCCGGACGCCGAGGGCCGCACGATCCGCCTGACGGTCGACCTCCAGCAGGACTTCGCGCTGAACCAGCCGCTGTCGACGTTCGCGCTCGCCGCCTTCGACCTGCTCGACCCGGAGTCCCCCTCGTACGCCCTGGACATGGTCTCCGTCGTCGAGTCGACGCTCGACGACCCGCGCCAGATCCTCGCCGCCATGCAGAACAAGGCGCGCGGCGAGGCGGTCGGGCAGATGAAGGCGGACGGCGTCGAGTACGAGGAGCGGATGGAGCGGCTCCAGGACATCTCGTACCCGAAGCCCCTCGAAGAGCTGCTCTGGCACGCGTACAACGTCTACCGGAAGTCGCACCCGTGGGTCGGCGACCACCCGGTGTCGCCGAAGTCCGTCATCCGTGACATGTACGAACGGGCCCTGACGTTCACCGAGTTCACCTCCTGGTACGAGCTCGCGCGGACCGAGGGCATCGTGCTGCGCTACCTCGCCAGCGCGTACAAGGCGCTCGACCACACCATCCCGGACGACCTGAAGACCGAGGACCTGGAGGACCTGATCGCCTGGCTGGGCGAGATGGTGCGCCAGGTGGACTCCTCGCTGCTCGACGAGTGGGAGCAGCTGGCCAACCCGGAGATCCAGACCGCCGAGGAGGCCCAGGAGAAGGCCGACCAGGTCAAGCCGGTCACGGCCAACGCCCGCGCCTTCCGGGTCCTGGTCCGCAACGCGATGTTCCGCCGGGTGGAGCTCGCGGCCCTGGACAACCTGACCGCGCTCGGCGAGCTGGACGCCGAGGCGGGCTGGGACGCGGACGCGTGGGGCGAGGCGATGGACGCGTACTGGGACGAGTACGACGACCTCGGTACGGGCCCGGACGCGCGCGGCCCGAAGCTGCTCGCCATCGAGGAGGACGCGGCCCACGGCCTGTGGCGCGTCCGGCAGACCTTCGCCGACCCGAACGGCGACCATGACTGGGGCATCAGCGCGGAGGTGGATCTCGCGGCCTCCGACGAGGAGGGCCGGGCGGTGCTCCGCGTGACGTCCGTCGGACAGCTGTAG
- a CDS encoding MCE family protein encodes MITRTVRLKNLAFLVIAVLVLGFVGVRYADLGRYAGVADHYTVRVHLARTGGLFTHSDVTYRGVSVGRVGAIDLTADGVVAELRIKKSAPAIPADARAVVAGLSAVGEQYIDLRPESDAGPFLADGARIEQSDTQVPAPVTDVLAGMNDLTSSVPLESLRTVVDELGKAFEGHGDDLQVLLDSGSRFVQAADTSLPVTTRLIQDGEVVLRTQADESRAVRDFATGARDLAATLKGSDRDLRRLLAVTPDATGQVSGLLRDLDPSLGVVLANLLTTSEIAVTRQRGTEELLVKFPAAVSAGATAVDGGRVNFGMAVTFFKPLPCTSGYGATRYRNGLDLGTAPALNTGAACTGSAAAGVNVRGSAQAPKGGPVPVPAKPGSLPSGSARSTGGTQQALPGALALSAQNGGPTDMAGLLGLGTGSTR; translated from the coding sequence GTGATCACCCGCACCGTACGGCTGAAGAACCTCGCGTTCCTCGTCATCGCCGTCCTCGTCCTCGGCTTCGTCGGCGTCCGCTACGCCGACCTCGGCCGGTACGCCGGCGTCGCCGACCACTACACCGTCCGGGTCCATCTCGCCCGCACCGGAGGCCTGTTCACCCACTCCGACGTCACCTACCGGGGCGTCTCCGTGGGCCGCGTCGGAGCCATCGACCTGACCGCCGACGGCGTCGTGGCCGAACTGCGCATCAAGAAGTCGGCCCCCGCGATCCCCGCCGACGCCCGGGCCGTCGTCGCCGGACTCTCCGCCGTCGGCGAGCAGTACATCGACCTGCGCCCCGAGAGCGACGCCGGCCCCTTCCTCGCCGACGGCGCCCGCATCGAACAGTCCGACACCCAGGTACCGGCACCGGTCACCGACGTGCTCGCCGGCATGAACGACCTCACCAGCTCCGTACCGCTGGAGTCCCTGCGCACGGTCGTCGACGAACTCGGCAAGGCCTTCGAGGGACACGGCGACGACCTCCAGGTCCTGCTCGACAGCGGCAGCCGGTTCGTCCAGGCCGCCGACACCTCGCTGCCGGTCACCACCCGTCTCATCCAGGACGGGGAGGTCGTCCTGCGCACCCAGGCCGACGAGAGCCGCGCCGTCCGCGACTTCGCCACCGGCGCCCGCGACCTCGCCGCCACCCTCAAGGGCTCCGACCGCGACCTGCGCCGCCTCCTCGCCGTCACCCCCGACGCGACCGGCCAGGTCAGCGGCCTGCTGCGGGACCTCGACCCCAGCCTCGGCGTCGTCCTCGCCAACCTCCTCACCACCTCGGAGATCGCCGTCACCCGGCAGCGCGGCACGGAGGAACTGCTCGTGAAGTTCCCGGCGGCCGTCTCCGCCGGAGCCACCGCCGTCGACGGCGGCCGCGTGAACTTCGGCATGGCCGTCACCTTCTTCAAGCCGCTGCCCTGCACCTCCGGCTACGGCGCCACCCGCTACCGCAACGGGCTCGACCTGGGCACGGCCCCCGCCCTCAACACCGGCGCCGCCTGTACGGGTTCGGCGGCGGCCGGCGTCAACGTACGCGGCTCCGCGCAAGCGCCCAAGGGCGGGCCCGTGCCCGTCCCCGCCAAGCCCGGGTCCCTGCCCTCGGGCAGCGCGCGGAGCACCGGCGGCACCCAGCAGGCGCTGCCCGGCGCGCTCGCCCTGTCCGCCCAGAACGGCGGACCGACCGACATGGCCGGACTGCTCGGCCTCGGCACCGGGAGCACGCGATGA
- a CDS encoding membrane protein, which yields MTRLLRHGAPTRPSRTPKAPETPEASETPEAPETPEAPETPEAPETPEASETPEAPETPEAPETVETPADAEATVADEDAYGDDGRAAPARPALRQLVGGPRRVALLGAVVVLLLGGSGFFYGAHQLRTTASARNHALTDQGATARVGGDVGEGLARIFSYTPTSTDGAERSARTVLAGRAARQYDDLFEQVRASLVEQRITLTTQAVRTGVIELDGDDARLLVFLDQTSRRDKAAATTAAAQLTVTAKFQGDRWLIVDIKAR from the coding sequence ATGACACGCCTCCTACGCCACGGGGCACCCACGAGACCGAGCCGGACCCCGAAGGCCCCCGAGACGCCTGAGGCATCCGAGACGCCTGAGGCCCCCGAGACGCCTGAGGCCCCCGAGACGCCTGAGGCCCCCGAGACGCCTGAGGCATCCGAGACGCCTGAGGCCCCCGAGACGCCTGAGGCGCCCGAGACGGTCGAGACACCCGCCGACGCCGAGGCGACCGTAGCCGACGAGGACGCCTACGGTGACGACGGGCGCGCCGCCCCCGCCCGCCCGGCGTTGCGGCAACTCGTCGGCGGCCCGCGCCGCGTCGCGCTCCTCGGTGCCGTCGTCGTTCTGCTGCTCGGCGGCAGTGGCTTCTTCTACGGGGCCCACCAGCTCCGTACCACCGCCTCGGCCCGCAACCACGCGCTCACCGACCAAGGGGCCACCGCCCGCGTCGGCGGCGATGTCGGGGAAGGGCTCGCCCGGATCTTCTCCTACACGCCCACCAGCACCGACGGCGCCGAGCGTTCCGCCAGGACCGTGCTGGCCGGGCGGGCGGCCCGGCAGTACGACGACCTGTTCGAACAGGTGCGCGCGAGCCTGGTCGAGCAGCGCATCACCCTCACCACCCAGGCCGTGCGCACCGGCGTGATCGAGCTCGACGGGGACGACGCGCGCCTGCTCGTGTTCCTCGACCAGACCTCACGCCGGGACAAGGCGGCCGCCACGACCGCCGCGGCCCAGCTCACCGTCACCGCGAAGTTCCAGGGCGACCGGTGGCTGATCGTCGACATCAAGGCCCGCTGA
- a CDS encoding membrane protein, translating to MNRPVRTPAGVRPALAVALALTLAAGASAAWAGRDWYAAAHDDAAAYAVQRDEALAAGEQAVQNLNTLDHRSVERGLDLWESSTTGDLHKQLVDGREEFTGQVKTAKTVTTARVLSGAVTELDDRAGRARLLVALRITVTTPDSKSSDKDSRMLGELTRTDGGWKLSALGQAPVGGTAAG from the coding sequence ATGAACCGCCCGGTCCGCACCCCGGCGGGCGTCCGCCCGGCCCTGGCGGTGGCCCTCGCGCTCACCCTCGCCGCGGGCGCCTCCGCGGCCTGGGCCGGGCGCGACTGGTACGCCGCCGCCCACGACGACGCCGCCGCCTACGCCGTGCAGCGCGACGAGGCGCTCGCGGCGGGGGAGCAGGCCGTGCAGAACCTCAACACGCTCGACCACCGGAGCGTGGAACGGGGACTCGACCTCTGGGAGTCGTCCACGACCGGCGATCTCCACAAGCAACTCGTCGACGGCCGCGAGGAGTTCACCGGGCAGGTGAAGACGGCGAAGACGGTCACCACGGCCCGGGTGCTGTCCGGCGCCGTCACGGAGCTCGACGACCGGGCGGGCCGGGCCCGGCTGCTCGTCGCCCTGCGCATCACCGTCACGACGCCGGACAGCAAGAGCTCGGACAAGGACAGCCGCATGCTGGGCGAACTCACCCGTACCGACGGCGGGTGGAAGCTCAGCGCTCTGGGGCAGGCCCCCGTGGGCGGTACGGCGGCCGGCTGA
- a CDS encoding acyl-CoA thioesterase yields MTNPAERLVDLLDLEQIEVNIFRGRSPQESLQRVFGGQVAGQALVAAGRTTEGDRPVHSLHAYFLRPGRPGVPIVYQVERVRDGRSFTTRRVTAVQEGRTIFNLTASFHKPEEGAFEHQLPPRHLTDPESLPNLADEIREHLGALPEALERMARRQPFDIRYVDRLRWTPDEVKGADPRSAVWMRAVGPLGDDPLIHTCALTYASDMTLLDAVRIPVEPLWGPRGFDMASLDHAMWFHRPFRADEWFLYDQESPIATGGRGLARGRIYDREGQLLVSVVQEGLFRKL; encoded by the coding sequence GTGACCAATCCCGCCGAGAGGCTCGTGGATCTGCTCGACCTGGAGCAGATCGAGGTCAACATCTTCCGTGGGCGGAGCCCGCAGGAGTCGCTGCAGCGGGTCTTCGGCGGGCAGGTCGCCGGGCAGGCGCTCGTCGCGGCCGGCCGCACCACCGAGGGCGACCGGCCGGTGCACTCGCTGCACGCCTACTTCCTGCGCCCGGGCCGGCCCGGGGTGCCGATCGTGTACCAGGTGGAGCGGGTGCGGGACGGGCGGTCCTTCACGACCCGCCGGGTCACGGCGGTGCAGGAGGGCCGGACGATCTTCAATCTGACGGCCTCCTTCCACAAGCCGGAGGAGGGCGCCTTCGAGCACCAGCTGCCGCCGAGGCACCTGACGGACCCGGAGAGCCTGCCGAACCTGGCGGACGAGATCCGCGAGCACCTGGGCGCGCTGCCGGAGGCGCTGGAGCGGATGGCCCGCCGGCAGCCCTTCGACATCCGGTACGTCGACCGGCTGCGCTGGACCCCGGACGAGGTCAAGGGCGCGGACCCGCGCAGCGCGGTGTGGATGCGGGCCGTGGGGCCGCTGGGCGACGACCCGCTGATCCACACCTGCGCGCTGACGTACGCCTCGGACATGACGCTCCTGGACGCGGTCCGCATCCCGGTCGAGCCGCTGTGGGGCCCGCGGGGCTTCGACATGGCGTCGCTGGACCACGCGATGTGGTTCCACCGGCCGTTCCGGGCGGACGAGTGGTTCCTGTACGACCAGGAGTCCCCGATCGCGACCGGCGGCCGGGGACTCGCCCGGGGCCGGATCTACGACCGTGAGGGGCAGCTCCTGGTGTCGGTGGTCCAGGAGGGCCTGTTCAGGAAGCTCTGA
- a CDS encoding DUF6011 domain-containing protein gives MGDELLAISIDSASGDGPRRVHCRLCGRPLTGADSRRTGLGPTCDAKLHPPAPDIRTRRHEVDQDALPGIDQAL, from the coding sequence ATGGGAGACGAACTACTGGCAATCTCGATCGATTCCGCGTCCGGGGACGGACCGCGCCGGGTGCACTGCCGTCTCTGCGGCCGCCCCCTGACGGGCGCGGACTCCCGCCGGACGGGCCTCGGCCCCACCTGCGACGCCAAACTCCATCCGCCGGCCCCCGACATCCGCACCCGGCGCCACGAGGTGGACCAGGACGCCCTTCCGGGCATCGACCAGGCCCTGTAG